One window of Dromaius novaehollandiae isolate bDroNov1 chromosome 20, bDroNov1.hap1, whole genome shotgun sequence genomic DNA carries:
- the DBH gene encoding LOW QUALITY PROTEIN: dopamine beta-hydroxylase (The sequence of the model RefSeq protein was modified relative to this genomic sequence to represent the inferred CDS: inserted 1 base in 1 codon) codes for MQLKSLAYPACPGGPAHKWQKRGAQVSXASMQTSGSKPCPCPSFKLRELVSMYFTMIAVFLVVLVVALQGTAPREDYFPYKVPLDPQGLLELSWNVSYSRQVVHFQILVKDPKFGLLFGMSDRGEFENADLAVLWSDGRNSYFGDAWSDEKGRLRMDSQQDYQLLGAQKAPEGLYLLFRRAFSTCDPKDYVIEDGTVHLIYGILEKPVHSLQAINTSAIPRGLQRVQLLKPNITVPELPSDVKTMEITAPDVVIPSQETTYWCYMAELPESFPKHHIIMYEPVITAGNEALVHHMEVFQCAAEFDSFPHYNGPCDSKMKPERLNFCRHVLAAWAMGAQAFYYPEEAGLAFGGPGSSKYLRLEVHYHNPLVFEGRRDSSGIRLYYTATLRRYDAGIMELGLVYTPVMAIPPGEAEFLLTGYCTDKCTRLALPAAGIHIFASQLHTHLAGRKVVTVLARDGRERQVVNADSHYSPHFQEIRMLKEVVPVFPGDELITTCTYNTEDRSRATVGGFGIMEEMCVNYVHYYPQTQLELCKSAVDPGYLHRYFNLVNRFNDEEVCTCPQVSVPQQFASVPWNTFNRDVLRALYGFAPISMHCNKSSAVRFPGKWEKQPLPAVTETLREPAPRCPPAPAPRPASPVPVSLGRSRRD; via the exons ATGCAATTAAAGAGCCTCGCTTACCCGGCTTGCCCAGGAGGGCCAGCACATAAATGGCAAAAGCGCGGCGCGCAGGTGT TTGCCAGCATGCAGACCTCCGGGAGCAAGCCGTGCCCCTGCCCCAGCTTCAAGCTGCGGGAGCTGGTGTCCATGTACTTCACCATGATCGCGGTCttcctggtggtgctggtggtggccCTGCAAGGCACGGCTCCCCGGGAGGACTACTTCCCCTACAAGGTGCCGCTGGACCCCCAGGGGCTGCTCGAGCTGTCCTGGAACGTCAGCTACTCCCGGCAAGTGGTGCATTTCCAGATCTTGGTCAAGGACCCGAAGTTCGGGCTCCTCTTCGGGATGTCGGACCGGGGCGAGTTCGAGAACGCGGACCTGGCCGTGCTCTGGAGCGACGGGCGCAACTCGTATTTCGGG GATGCCTGGAGCGATGAGAAGGGGCGGCTCCGCATGGATTCCCAGCAGGACTACCAGCTCCTCGGGGCGCAGAAGGCCCCCGAGGGCCTCTACCTCCTCTTCCGAAGAGCCTTCAGCACCTGCGACCCCAAGGACTACGTTATAGAG GATGGCACCGTGCACCTCATCTACGGGATCCTGGAGAAGCCGGTCCATTCCCTGCAAGCCATCAACACCTCCGCCATCCCCAGGGGTCTGCAGCGGGTGCAACTGCTAAAGCCCAACATCACCGTCCCTGAACTGCCCAGCGACGTGAAGACCATGGAGATAACAGCCCCTGACGTCGTCATTCCCAGCCAGGAGACAACCTACTGGTGCTACATGGCAGAGCTTCCAGAAAGCTTTCCCAAACATCACATTATCATG TATGAGCCCGTGATCACGGCCGGCAACGAGGCCCTCGTCCACCACATGGAAGTCTTCCAGTGCGCAGCGGAGTTTGACAGCTTTCCCCACTACAACGGGCCCTGCGATTCCAAGATGAAGCCAGAGCGGCTGAACTTCTGTAGGCACGTGCTGGCGGCATGGGCCATGGGGGCACAG gcCTTCTACTATCCCGAAGAAGCAGGTCTTGCCTTTGGTGGTCCAGGCTCTTCCAAATATCTGCGCCTTGAGGTTCATTACCACAATCCCCTGGTGTTCGAAG GTCGCCGTGACTCCTCGGGGATCCGTCTCTATTACACGGCCACCCTGCGCCGCTACGACGCCGGCATCATGGAGCTCGGCTTGGTCTACACGCCGGTGATGGCCATCCCCCCGGGGGAAGCCGAGTTCCTGCTGACGGGGTACTGCACCGACAAGTgcacccggctg gcgctgccggccgcgggcaTCCACATCTTCGCCTCGCAGCTCCACACGCACCTGGCCGGAAGGAAAGTGGTGACAGTGCTGGCGCGGGACGGGAGGGAGCGGCAGGTCGTGAACGCGGACAGTCACTACAGCCCTCACTTCCAG GAAATCCGCATGCTAAAGGAGGTGGTTCCCGTTTTTCCC GGCGACGAGCTCATCACCACCTGCACGTACAACACGGAGGACAGGAGCCGAGCGACGGTG GGCGGGTTCGGCATCATGGAGGAGATGTGCGTGAACTACGTGCACTACTACCCGCAGACGCAGCTGGAGCTGTGCAAAAGTGCTGTGGACCCTGGCTACCTGCACAGATACTTCAACCTTGTCAACAG GTTCAACGACGAGGAGGTCTGCACGTGCCCGCAGGTCTCCGTCCCGCAGCAGTTTGCCTCTGTCCCTTGGAACACGTTCAACAGGGACGTGCTCAGAGCCCTCTACGGCTTTGCGCCGATCTCGATGCACTGCAATAAATCCTCAGCTGTCCGGTTCCCG GGCAAATGGGAGAAGCAGCCGCTTCCCGCCGTCACCGAGACGCTGCGGgagcccgcgccgcgctgcccgcctgcCCCAGCGCCTCGGCCGGCCTCCCCCGTCCCCgtcagcctgggcaggagcaggagggacTGA